TCACGCAAGACCGTGGATACCATAAAGAAGATCAGCAGCATAAAAACGATATCCGGCATCGATGAGGTCGGAATACCTGAGCTGGTCTTTTCTTTGCGTTTAAATTGCATAATATTCTGTCTCGGTTATTCGGGATTCGCGATAGATATTCGTGTGGCCGCTGATTGCTTTAGTTCATCAAGCACATCAATATACGTCTGATACTTCGTCCGCGCATCGGTCTTTACCGACACAATTAACTTCGGATTCTGCTGCATCTTTTGACGCATAAGCGGCTGGATGTCCCGGAGAGTAACGACTTCTTCGTCCAACAGAATATCTCCCCGGGCGTTAATCAGCAGATTGCTGATATTCTGTTTGGCGACCTCGGTTTCTTCCCCTTTGGCCGGCAGAACGAGTCCTAACCCCTTATCCATATCAATGGTCGTAGTGACCAGGAAGAAAATCAGGAGCAGGAACGCAATATCCGCCAGCGATCCCTGGGGAATCTCAACTTCGCGATCCTTTTCTTTTTTCCCACGTATCATAATTATCGGTCCTTTCTCGCCCGTACTTTCAACACAATCGTTGGGCTGAAGTTAGGACTTCTTGAGTTCGCCTTTTTCTTCCAGTTCTGTCAGGGTATCGATGAGCTTCAGCGATCCTTCTTCCATGTCAATAATAATCTTGTCGATCCGGGTGACAAAGAAGTTGTGAAAGAACTGGATGATAATAGCGACAATCAACCCAAACAAGGTTGTCAGCAACGCAACGGAAATACCACCAGCCACAATCGACGGTGAAATATCGTTGGCCTTTTCAATATCCTGGAATGCCAGAATCATTCCCCAGACCGTCCCGGTAAATCCGAGCATCGGGGCAATGGCAATAATCGTTGCCAGCCAGGTCAATCCCCGTTCTAGAAATGACATTTCAATACTACCGGCATTCTGAACGGCCTTTTCCACTTCCTCAATCCCCCGGTCAACACGGGACAGACCGGCGTGGAAAATCTCAGCCACTGGACCCGGCGTGTTTTCACAGACTTCTAATGCCTGCGGCACACCCTCTTCTTCCAATGCCTGGTGGACGTTTTGTAGGAGTTTTTTCGTATTGACGGAGGCTTTTGTCAGGGTAAAAAATCGTTCAAGAACCACCATCAGACCGATGACAAGTGCCGCCAGGATCGGCCACATGAAACCGCCGCCTTGATGAAAAAGATCAATTAACATTTGCTTACCTTCCTTCTGTTACAAATCACATGATTCAGAATTAAATTTTGCAGAAAATGTTATCCATTTTCCCGACAAATGTCAAGAATTAACACCTCTTTTGTCATGTGATTCAACGTTATTATTCCTGCCCAACTATAGCCAATTCGCGTGCCTGCGGAAAATGTTCAAGCGCCGTCTGGACCTGGTTATCCATGGTTAATCGAATCGCATAATATTGATCCTTTTCCCAGAGACTGGATGCAATTTCCGCCTTGATCAAATTCCGGATGTAGGGGAGGTCCTGCTCGAATTCTTCCTCGTCTATTTCCACATCCTTCTCAGCTATAAAATCTTTAATATCAGAAATATGCTCATCCGTCAACTGAAAATTCTGAGCAAAGTCAGAGAAATCCTCCTTGAGTTCCTGATGCTTCGCCGCATATGCCGATGCCCATTCGAAGAACACCCGCGACGGATGCTGAATAAGCTTTATGGTCGTTTTTGTAAGATCCAGATCATACTCGGCCGGGATATCCGGCGTAATTCCACCGCCTCCGTAAACAATCCGACCACTCTTGGTATGAAAAACCGGGCGGTCAGTGGTATCAATAGGCGCTCCCGAAGAATCTTCCGCGGCCATTTCGGTATCACTGTGCCGGGTAGCCACTTCCTCATAATAATCTTCCGTCCCGTTCTCGTACGGACGCTGAATTAACCGGCCACTCGGTGTATAGTACCGTGCAACCGTCACCCGAATGGCAGAACCGTCCCGCATAGGCCACTGTCGCTGGACAAGCCCCTTTCCAAAGCTGGTTTCGCCAACGATCAAGCCACGATCCAGATCCTGTAAGGCACCGGACACAATTTCGCTGGCGCTGGCAGAACCCCGGTTGAGTACCACGACCACCGGAAACCGATGATGCGTCGCCTTATCTGTGGAATAAAACTCCTCATTTGCCGAGGGGATCCGACCTTTCGTGTAGACGATCTTTTGACCGCCTTCGACGAATTTATCCACGATCTTAATCGCCTGATCCATGTACCCGCCGCTGTTGTTTCGAAGATCGATGACCAGCTGTTCCATTCCCTGGGATTCCAGTTTCTTCAGGGCATCTTCAAACTCAGTGGCTGTATTCTTGGCAAACCGGTTTAACCGAATATATCCGGTTTGTTCATGCCCGGGGACCATCACCGCAGCCAGTACGCTGGCGATGGGAATATCATCCCGGATAATCGTGAAATCCAGGCTGTCCGACCGGCCGGGACGCACCACAGTCACATTGACCTGCGTACCCTTTTTACCGCGCAGCTTATCAAACACTTCCTGCTGGGTGATGCCTTCCGCGGAGGTATCCTCAATGGCAACAATTTTATCACCGGCCTGAATGCCCACCTTATCCGCCGGAGCCCCGGGGATCGGCGAAATCACAGTGATATACTTATCAATAATGTCAAATTCGATCCCGATGCCCTGGAACTCCCCTTCAAACTGCTCGTTAATCCGGTCAATTCTTTTCTTCGGGATATACACCGAATGAGGATCCAATTCCTCCATCAGGCCGTTATACGCCCCGATCATCACCTCTTCCCAGGTCACATCTTCCACGTAATTGTCATTGACAATACTGACCATATCCGAGAAGACGTTCAACTTCTGAAACAAGTCGTTCGCAGAAGCGATCACCTGCTGCCCAGGCGAGGAGAGCAGGAACAATCCAATGATGGCGATAACAGCTCCGGTACCGGCAAAAAATTTCTTCATTTATTTCATTCCTTCATCACATTTTCAATTCGACACATATTTACAATTCAATTTTATCTACAATGTTCCTGGCTGATTCAAATGCCAAAATACAACATCCCTCTAAAGAATGGCGTCAGCAACGACATTGACTCCGCGCCGGCGATAGTGTGTTGTCCATTTAACTTCCATGCGTCTGCGCCCATGCCGGCAATTTGCAATCCGCCAGTCAGGCGGACACCGATCCAGCTGGAAAGCTGCCACTTCAGGCTGGCGATCGGCTGCCCAATCAGATAAATCGCGCTGACCATCGCTGATCGGAAACCTAATTCCGGGGGACCCGGCGTAAAATTCGACCCACCAAACGGCATCCATAGCCGTTCCCAGGTTAAATCATTCGATCGCTGGAGAATCGAATACGTAATCCGTCCGACACCACCACCGGCCCCGAGACCAATCTGGATATTGCGGTTGAGCTGCCACAAATATTCCACGTTCAGCACAGACTTTACAATCTTGACGGTCACCGATCGGGTTTGCTGGGTGGTCGCGTCAAAACCTGAGACGGATTTAGAGCCAAATAACGCAGTACCACTGAGGCGAACATGCTCGGTTATCTGACCGAACCCCTGCCCACCGTAAGTGATCATCGTGTTGTTGTTAAACCCCACAATGCCCAGATGATTGGCATAGACTCCGGTTCCCGTTGCATCTCCACCCTGATAATTCGGTATATTACTGAGCGCGATGACATCTTGTGGCCAGTCTGAGATCGGAAGGAACTCGAACGAACCGACAAACCCGATACCGCCTCCATAGAAGGGATTGGCGTCCGACGGGCCTTGCGCGTGAAGTTCTCCTGCAGATAACAGGATTAAGCACGAAATGATGACAAATAGTGAATTAGCTTTCAAGATTCAGCAGGTGGTTAAATTGTCATTAGGATTAATCAGATTACCTGTTGATGCTTTACGCCCCAATACCGCGTTCTAAAAATATAGAGAGCAGAACCCGCGGTTACAACTGAAATTTTACTCGAAGTGATCGGTCTTTT
This Candidatus Neomarinimicrobiota bacterium DNA region includes the following protein-coding sequences:
- a CDS encoding biopolymer transporter ExbD is translated as MIRGKKEKDREVEIPQGSLADIAFLLLIFFLVTTTIDMDKGLGLVLPAKGEETEVAKQNISNLLINARGDILLDEEVVTLRDIQPLMRQKMQQNPKLIVSVKTDARTKYQTYIDVLDELKQSAATRISIANPE
- a CDS encoding MotA/TolQ/ExbB proton channel family protein, whose protein sequence is MLIDLFHQGGGFMWPILAALVIGLMVVLERFFTLTKASVNTKKLLQNVHQALEEEGVPQALEVCENTPGPVAEIFHAGLSRVDRGIEEVEKAVQNAGSIEMSFLERGLTWLATIIAIAPMLGFTGTVWGMILAFQDIEKANDISPSIVAGGISVALLTTLFGLIVAIIIQFFHNFFVTRIDKIIIDMEEGSLKLIDTLTELEEKGELKKS
- a CDS encoding S41 family peptidase; protein product: MKKFFAGTGAVIAIIGLFLLSSPGQQVIASANDLFQKLNVFSDMVSIVNDNYVEDVTWEEVMIGAYNGLMEELDPHSVYIPKKRIDRINEQFEGEFQGIGIEFDIIDKYITVISPIPGAPADKVGIQAGDKIVAIEDTSAEGITQQEVFDKLRGKKGTQVNVTVVRPGRSDSLDFTIIRDDIPIASVLAAVMVPGHEQTGYIRLNRFAKNTATEFEDALKKLESQGMEQLVIDLRNNSGGYMDQAIKIVDKFVEGGQKIVYTKGRIPSANEEFYSTDKATHHRFPVVVVLNRGSASASEIVSGALQDLDRGLIVGETSFGKGLVQRQWPMRDGSAIRVTVARYYTPSGRLIQRPYENGTEDYYEEVATRHSDTEMAAEDSSGAPIDTTDRPVFHTKSGRIVYGGGGITPDIPAEYDLDLTKTTIKLIQHPSRVFFEWASAYAAKHQELKEDFSDFAQNFQLTDEHISDIKDFIAEKDVEIDEEEFEQDLPYIRNLIKAEIASSLWEKDQYYAIRLTMDNQVQTALEHFPQARELAIVGQE